A segment of the Parasynechococcus marenigrum WH 8102 genome:
CCCATATGGATTACAAGGATTTTTGCCTCACCTGGCTGGTTACGTTGGCGGCCATCAACACAGTTCTGAATGTGCGCGCTCAACGAAGGCGCTGAGCAGCTTTGGCGTCGTTGCCAGCTTTTACGGAATTGCCTGCTCACCGCCTAATAGGCCGTCGGAGCAGATTGCGGTGGTTCAGGACGCAGGCTGTAATAGCTCCAACGCCAAAGGCGATTACCAAAGTGAGAAAGTGGGTCACGACCTATTTGCGGTTGAAGAGCTGCAGAGCCGCATAGATGATCACGGCAAGGATGATGTAGTTGAGCAAAGCCCTGAGGATCGTTAGGCTGAGAAAAATGACGAGAACCGAGATGGCAGCTCGTTTGACGATGGCCTTAGAGCCATCAGTCATGAAGCGCCAACGGGGAATCAGAGCCACTACAACGCTGAATATATTTGTCAGTTCTAGAGCAGTACCAGGGTGACCTGCTCCCAGTTCTGCTCACCTCCTCACGAACCAAGGAAACTCCTGAAGTGCTGGTGGTTGATCTCAGTGATTGACCACCTGTTCACATTGCAGGGAGTCACTTAGCCTGTAGTCACTCCTTGGCAGGGTGTGACCTTGGGCCGTGATTCGGTTCGAGGTCATTTTTCTTGGGCAAATTTATGGTTGCGCTGCTGCGCGATGTGGGCACGCCTGGACCAGATGTGGACACGGCGGGAGTGGTCTGTTGACTGTCGCCACGCAATACAGAGGAATGCGTAATGAAGGCGCTCGCTAATACCTTGGAGTTCGTAATTCATCTGACCTCCGCAAGCTCTCTACGCACGGAGTCGATGCCGATCATCAACTTGCCGCGCTCGTGGAATTTCTGACGGCAGGTGGTGATGTTCCAGCTGATTGAGCTGGCATCAGTTGGTCCGAAGCACCAATCCTGACCAGCGATCAGAAAGCCACCGTTACGGTCGCGATAACGCTTCAGCGTGCGGGCGCTGTAGCCCAAGGCTGTTGTTGCTGCCGGTGTTGGCAGCCATTCATGTTCAGGCACAAGAAGATCAGCGATTTTGTTCTCTGCTGATCTCTTGCGGTTTTTAAGGAAGTTACTAGCGGACCCCTGTCAAATCCCTTTTGCGCAGTGAAAAGAGTGAACCTTCAATCCAGTAATTAAGGCAAGGAACAACGTAATGTTGCTACTCGCACTGGGACAAGAGATGAAGCAAAATTGCTCCTAAACAACTTCTAGGCGGCTTCCGGGTGTAGGTCAAGGGGTGACAAGGTATCCCCCTCCAAAGTTGTCCTACCTGCTCCAGTAATCCGTTCGACAGCCTCAATCAAGCCAGCCTCATCAATCCACTGTCCATAACTGGCGTGATGCTCCTGTGGAGTGTGCCCGAGCAGCGCAGCAGCATCCCGAATCGACAACGGGCGGTCATATGACTTGTGCATCCGATAAGCACAGCCGTGCCCCAGGCTGTATGGCGTCAACCCTGAGCGGGTTGCTTCCAGGCCCTGCCAAAACCTGAAGCGTTGGAGCTGCTGCCGAATCTCATCACCAACAGGCTTGAAGCCTTTCTCCTCAGCCTCGTTGATGCGGTTCAAAACGGTCTGAGGGAAGCGAATCGTGCCAGTGCGCCACAGCATCACCAGACGCTCTCCTTCACCTTCTCTGCCTGGCACGTCGAAGGGCAACACCAACCTGTTCTTCTGTTTCTTGCCTCTAGTGGCTTTGTTCCGCTTGCCACCGGGTCGGACTTTCAAATGCCCGTCCTCCCAAATCAGCTGACTGACTTCAAGGGGGCGCAGACCGTAGATGCCAATAATCCCCACCAGCAACATCAGGCTGGTCCTGTCGGCATCCCTAAGCGCGTCGAGCAGATTGCCCAGATCGTTGGGCATCACAGGTGGCGTCAACTTGTCCTCAGTGGGTCTGTCGTCAGTACCGATCAACTCCCGCAGGTCATCTGTTTCCAGAGGCTTCCAACGGCTGTCGTAACCAAATTCCTTGATCGCGTGCCGCAGCAAGCCGCGAACGTTGTTCATCTGTGTGATGCGCCCTGATTTTCCTGGTGGGCAGTTCTTGAAATGCTGCCGAGCGAAGGAGCGCATCAGGTCAGCGCCACTTTGGGGACGTGGCTTCTTCGCCAAGGTTTGCTTCACCCGTTCCATGTGACGGGTGAGGTCCTTCATCGTTGTTGAGCGGCTGTTCTGCCGCCTTCTCTCGATGAAGTCATAGATGACGGCCTGCCAGCCGCTGTCTTCGTCATCCACCGACTTGCTGACCGTGGGAGTCGCACCGTGCTGCTTCTGTAGCAGCTGAAACGCCTTTGCGAGGGACTCCTCCCCCTTCTCCATACGCTCCCTGATCTGGCAAACCACCAAGAAGATGTCGCCACTGTGAGCAGGGTTCCAGGGGATCCCTAGCTGAACCGTTTGGCGTGGATTCTTGTGTTGCTTACCGGCAGCTATCCGGCGGGTTTAACGCACGCCTCCATGGCGCTCATCGATGCCCCAACCGGGGCCACAACGGTGTTTGATCTGGCGGCGTAGTTCCTTCAAACCACTTGTGCTCAGCCATGGGGAGCAGATTTTTCCCGGTGAGCAGAATTGTGAGCAGAAATGGGCAGACACGGGAGTACCCAGGTAGGACACGGGGAGCAGAAGGGCACAAAAAAAGCGGTCTGATAACCGCCAAGAAACCTGTCTAGGACAGTGTTTTGAAGAATGGAGCCAAGGAGACTCGAACTCCTGACCCCCTGCATGCCATGCAGTACGTTGCTCGCTAAATAACAACGGTCAAATCGCCAGAAATACTAGGCCAGAACCCAGTTCACATCTGGATTCAGGCGAAGGTCGGCGCACAAGACTTATGGGTTCTTGTTGCTTCTTGGAGCGTTTTGGCGCACAATTTGGCGCACAAGCCCTGACCACCTGCATCTCTTGGCCAAAGTCATCTGGTCCGACAACTTGCGGCAGGTGCTCAAGCGTGAGCACGGCAAAGGTTGGTCAGTCAGAGACCACCGTGGCCGGGTACAGCTGACGCGGATTTTTGAAGACCGTTCACGCAGTGCCGTTTACCTGCCATTGACTTGGACAGCCGATAACGCCACATCGATCCTCAACACGGTTGCTGCAATTCACGACCTGATGGATTCGCGCAAAGTCAGCCTGAAAGAAGCTGCCAGGTTGAACACTCAGGCATTGGCAGAGCCAGCCAAAAGCGCCAAGACGGTGGCTGACAAAGGTTGGGATGCAGTTGCTGCCGACTTCCTCAAGAGCCGTGGTGACAGGCGCAGCAGCACTCTCAGAGACCTCAAGCTGCGGGTTGAACGTGCTGTTGCAGTCATCAACCAGAAGCCCAAACCACGCGACGGTATGAGCGTGTTGGAGGCATACGCCGCCGCCTACTTCAAGGAAATGGCACCCGGTGGTCAGGGGCGTAAACGAAATCTGAACGACGTCGTGGCATTCCTCCAATTCGCTGTTGATCGTTGCGGTGCACCAGACCGTTTCCTGCCACCACCAAAAGACCGCATCAATGAATTGATCGGCACCAGCCCAACATCAACAACGGAACGACTGACACCACCAATCAAGGCAGACCAGTTCACTGCATTGTTGGATGCACTGGAAGCTGACGGCCGGCATGACCTCAAGCTGGCAGTGGCGTTGGTTGGCTATCTCGGGTTGCGGCCTGCAGAGCTGGCAGTCCTGCGTGTTGGTGATGACGAAAAGGCAAGGGTCGGCAGCATCAAGCGCAACATCCAAACGATGCAGCAGGCAGACAAGCCGCCACGGTTGGTGATGCCACTTGAGATTGACGGCAGAAACAACGAAGGTGCCCGGGCCATAGCACAGTTCGCTAGTGGACTGGTGAAGTTGCCGAAAGCACTACGAAAACAGATTGATTTAGTTGAGGAGAAAGGACGTTTTCAAGACGTTGGTGCTGAATTTGCCCAGCAACTTTCACGCTGCAAGCATTGGCAAGCCATGTTCAAAGCAGACCCGCGCATCACCCCGTACAGCTTGCGCCATGGATTTGCTTGGCGGGCAACAGTGGGCCAAAACAAGATTCCGGTAAGAACTACTGCCGCATTGATGGGGCATACAATGCAAGTGCACCACAGGCATTATGGCGCTTGGGTTGACGAAGCAGCCATTGAAGAAGCAGTTGGCATGCACAACGCTGTCGTCGCTTGAACTGCGTTTACAAGATTGCCAACTACTTTTCTCGTCAAGTCTTTTGATTTGGTTCTGACGCTTTTGATTTGTCTTCAGGCGGCTTTTTGCCTGGTGTCGAAGCTTTTTCGCTAACTACGGTTGGCTGTTCACTTGGAGATGCATCTTCTTTGGTAGAGCCTGGGGGATTATTGCTTATTTCTGAATCTTCGATCTTTGTTGTAGATATTTTTTCTTCGGATGCAGGTGGTTCTTTTTTAACCTCAGTTGCGGGTTTTTCTTTTTTAACCTCAGTTGCAGGTGTTTCTTTCTTAACTACTGGCTTTTTCTTGGGTTTCAGCTTGCTTGTATCTAAAGACTTTTCGCCAAACGACTTAAATCCTAAAAAGATTAGCCCACCCACTACTGGGATAGAAGTAATACCGCCTATCGCAATTTCAAATTCGCTTAAGGCCATGATCCATGTTCGATGTTCCTCAAATTTAGCATTATGGTTGCAAGTTCCCGCAAGTTTCGAGTATAAACTGAGGACCTCAGAGGTCGCCCCTGTCATTTCAAAGGCAGGGTTCCCCTCCTAGCGACTGCGACACCTACATGTGTCTGCGGGGACGGAGCCAAGATCACCCCGATACGACGGAATGGCTCGTAACGCAGACAATCGCAAAGGGAGAGGTCGGCCTGTCCGAATGCCTCAGAACCTTGCCGTCAAAGATCGGCAAGTGGTTCTGAAGTTGGCGGAACAGATGTCCCGCATCTGCAGCAACGCGACTGCAGAGCAGCTGGCAGAACTGGCTGCTGACCCTGATATTGCAACTGCTCCGCGTTTCTTCAAAGAAGCCATGAGGTCGTTCGGGACACCGCTCCCGACCGATGCAACACGAATGGTTCAAAACGTCTGAGGCTGCAAGGCTCTGCGGCGTTTCTAGTTACTGGCTGAAGGAAAACCGCGACATCAGCGGTGGCTTCCTTGTGATCGACAAGCACTGGATTCCTGGCATCACACCAACGTCATCAATTCGATGGCACGTGCCATTGGTGCTGGAAGCGATGCGATACCACGGCATGAATCGCATCAAAGGCGATCAGATGTTGGAGGCCGTGCAGTGATTAAGCGCGCCACCTTCGATGACAACGGCAAAAAAGTGCCGGTGAAACTCACTGTTCGTGAGCAGATGCGTCATGCAGCAGCAATGGCTGACGACTGCAGATCAAAGCTGCAATGGCACCTGACTCCTACTGCGCGGGAGATGTACGAAGACTCCCTGCTTCGGCACACGCAGGACTGGATCCGACTCAAAAAACAAGCAGACCAACAAGCAGAAAAATGACCCACAACCCAATGGGTCGCGGGCCACTCCCTGCCAAAGATGTGGTCAATTTAGGCGACCCTCTGCCTACAAAGCAGTGCGTCACAGCACTGAAACCCACTGCAGTACCTGAAGAAAATCTGCCCGACTGGGCTCAATGTGCGCCAAAGAGTGCGCCGAACAGTGTTTACAACGCAGGCACTGATGTCACTGATGTCACTGACGGTACGGATGGCACTGGCAAACGGCTCACCATTGATGCAGCTCAAGCCCATTGGCATCTGGACCTGCTTGGCAGGGATGAACGTGACGTTCACATCAGAGCCATCCCGCACAAGGGCAAACGCGGTTTCGCCATCAATGGCAACTTCGCCATGGACCTCGAGCGATTCCAAGATCTGAACAACCAGGGCTACGGCCTGTACCTTCAGCCAAACATCGGCGGCACCTTGAAAGATGAGGTCACGCTGTGCACCTCACTGTTCTGGGAATACGACGACAGACCACGGTCTTAACAGGTTGAGCTTTGGCAATCAACCGTTGGGTTGCAACCCACGTTCCAGATCGACACGGGTGGAAAGTCGATCCACAACTATTTGGTGCTGGATACCCCTATGGCTCCGGGGCCATGGACGCTGTTGATGGAACGTCTGCAGTTGGCAGCGCCTGGCTGCGACAAAAGCTGCAAAGGCAACAACCGCATGATGCGGATGGCTGGTGCCCACTACATCGACCGTGAAGGTAAATCCCGGGGGCGATCACAGATCATCAACGCTGACGGCCCGCGTTACTCAGCTGAAGAGCTGGATGCAGTGTTGCCACCGTTGCTGGTGCCATCGAAAACCAACCGCAAGAAGTTGCGGACTGGTTCAGCGTCAGTGCGACAGATCGCTGAAGCGCTCGATTACATCCCACGTCGCGTTGGTGGCGCTGGCACCTACGCCATGTACCGCGATGTGTTGTGGGGGTTGAAGGCTGCGCTTGCTGATGCCGGTGCAGCCGAGACCTTGGCCATTCAGCTGATGGAAGCGCACAGTCCCTCAGCTCAATGCGATTGGGATGTTGAGCAGGTAGCTCGGTCTGGTGGTGAGCAGATCGGTGCAGGAACACTTTTCCACTACGCCAAGCAATACGGATGGAGTCGTCATGCAAAACGCTGAACTAAACAAAGTCGTTGATGACGCTGAAAACGACAACCCAGAACTGAAGACCAAAGACTTCATTGAACGGGCAACAACGCTCAAGGAGAACCTCGACACGGGGTTGGAACGCGTTGATCAGATCGATGACCCAGCGTTGCGGTCTGTGGCTCTGATCCAGCTACGGGACGAACTGGGCCTTAATCGCAATGAGTTCATGCGCCTGGTGGAACTGCTGTCCAAATTCAAAGGGGAGCAGCCGCCAGAAGACTTTGATGAACTCCGCAAGTGGACATCAGAGCGGCGTGAACCGCCTGTTGTGGAAGACCTGCTTGGCTCCAGCTGCCTGACTGTTTGGGCAGCTGATGGCTCTTCAGGCAAAAGCATGGGTGGTTATGAACTCAGCGAAGCCGTAACCACTGGCGGCAAGTTCGCTGGTCAGTTTCAAGCGCAGGTTGGCGATGTGGTGTTCGTCCAAGAAGACGAGTCACCCAGTGATGCTGAGGTGAAGTGGCGACGTATGGGTTTCAACCCCGACGGCAAACGACTGCACATGATGTGGTCGTTCACTCCAATGATGCTTCCGGAGTTAAAAGCCAAGATCCAGCCACCTAAGCAAAGCTGGTGGTGATGGATTCGCTTATCAGCATTGCTGGCGGAACCATCTCACCAAAGGATGCTGAGTTTGCGCTGCTGCTTTACCGGCTCAACAAGTTGGCGTCGGAATTGGGCGTAGCGATCCTCCTGATTCACCACCTCACAAAGGACAGCAACCGCAAAGAGGTCAGCAAAGAAGCCATCTTCGGCAGCGCCTTCATCTACGCCGCTACAGCCGATTGCTGGGGCTACTGGCGGTGCGATGAAGACGGCAAACCGCATTTCAAATTGCGGGTGCTGAAGGCTCGTTCCAACACCGTTGATCTGGGCACCACCTACGTCTTCAACGGCAATGAGGAAGACCACCGCTTGAGCTTCAAAGGCTTTGGTGATCGTGTGGTCAGCCTTGATGAACTGAAGACCAAACGCGACCAGGTGGCAGCCTTGTTGCATCGCGATGGCAGCCAGAAATGGTCTGGTGCTTGCGTCAGCGACTTCTTCGGTTGGAACGGCAGCCGTTACGCCGAAAACGTGTTGTCCAAACTCTACGAACAACGTTGTGGCGTTGATCGTGTGGCAATGCCCAGCACTGGTGGCAGGCGGAAATACGCCTACTTCAGCGTTTTGGGTGGAGAAGTGAAAAAGTCCGACTTCCCCACAGCTTCTACACCCCCTAAAACCGGGTCAGAAGCCAGTTCGGAACTGGACTTCTAAGGATCTTTCACACACTTCTTACTCCTCGTGATACTGAATGACCTACTGCAACCAATGCAGTTGGTCACTCAATTCAAACCAGCTACCACAGCTGGACTTCTACACATTCTTTCCCACCAATGTGCGCCAATTAGTGCGCCAGATGTCAGCCCTTGTAATTCCCGTGTCGGTTGCCGTATCCCCGATGCCGATTGCTGTGAATACTGTCCAGCTCGCGTGACAGCACCGCTTGGTAAATCAGGTTCATGCCAGCAACAGCGGCACCGTATGCACCTGCCTTCTCGGCTTTCTGAACGATGGTCTGAGTTCTATGGCAGAACCATGCCAGCAGCTCTTTGACTTCCGTCGAACTCAGTTCCCCTACCAGTCTGTTTCTCGCCCAAGTCAAGTCCCGTTGGGCAGTCCTCTCAGATACCCCGTACTTTCCCGACACAAGCGCCGCAACTGTTCTGAAGCTGTTTCCATCAGCAAGCAACGCCAACGCATGTTCCCTACGGGCTAAGCGTTCTTTAGCGGTAGTCCTTGCCATAGCTCAATAAAAGTAATCAACGAAGTCCTTCACAGGCTTCACCATCATTATCGCTATCTAGATAGACGTGACCCTCTTGAAGAAGTAATTGCGCTTTATCCCACGAAGAGATTTCGCTACAACGAAGCCTTGCATTGGTCCCCCTCCTATAAATCCAAGGCCTCGTAATGCCTTGCTTACCTTCTGACCAGATACCTTGTTTGAGATCTCTCGCTTGACTTTCCAGGAGAAGAAGATTTGGACCATCACAATCTGAAAGATATCTTGTGTACACAAACACAAGCCCTTTACGCACTAGTTCTCCAGCTACATCAACTCCCCCTGGAGTAGAGACATGTGCAACTGTGCGGCCATATCGATCTTTTTTGATGGGATAGATTGTAATGGCTGAGTCTGCAGGTATCAATCCGCGAAATGCATTCATAGCTAGTCTTCCGTATGGATATTGTCCAATTTCTGGGGCATTAACGCATGCCAGCCTTATTTGTTGCGGGATACCATTTAGCCTTACGATAAGACTGTCTCCATCAACCACCCTGATGACTTCAGAGGCGGTGAGTGGTTGCGGAGTAAAAACAAGCAGACCTAAAACTAACTTTGACATCCCAATAGCAAGCGACTCCAACACATGTCCCCTACGGGCAAAGCATTCTTTCGCGGTGGTGCGTGCCATCAGAAGTCAGCCAAAGAAGTCATGAGTTTGCGAGCCTTACCTATTTGCTCTTCTGAAAGACGGAAGTATTCAATTTATTCTCCAATGTTTTGACAACCACTGTCTAGAGGATCAAAGCGCCTTCGAATGACCGGAGAATGATGGTCAATTCAGAACATTTTAATCACCCTATTGCTAGATCTACTGCCCTTGAAAGAGTCAATCCAAATACGTCAAGCACTACGAATCCATTTAAAAGTCGTACTATTTTTGAAGTAGAAGTTTTGCATGAATCCCCAGAGTAGTCGAAGCAAGCCTCTGCTGCGAAGAAAAAATATTCAAGAGCCCCTAGCCCGTCCATTCCTGCAATTGCCGGTGACAGATTTCTTTCAGATCGTCCATGGTTCATTCGCCAATACCACCACGTAAAACAAATCAAGATTATGGGAATAAAAAGCAAAAGCTCAATAATTAAAAGCACTGGGCTTTTGATAGGAGCCACAAGAAGCAGATTCATTATAACAAGTTCA
Coding sequences within it:
- a CDS encoding site-specific integrase, translating into MEKGEESLAKAFQLLQKQHGATPTVSKSVDDEDSGWQAVIYDFIERRRQNSRSTTMKDLTRHMERVKQTLAKKPRPQSGADLMRSFARQHFKNCPPGKSGRITQMNNVRGLLRHAIKEFGYDSRWKPLETDDLRELIGTDDRPTEDKLTPPVMPNDLGNLLDALRDADRTSLMLLVGIIGIYGLRPLEVSQLIWEDGHLKVRPGGKRNKATRGKKQKNRLVLPFDVPGREGEGERLVMLWRTGTIRFPQTVLNRINEAEEKGFKPVGDEIRQQLQRFRFWQGLEATRSGLTPYSLGHGCAYRMHKSYDRPLSIRDAAALLGHTPQEHHASYGQWIDEAGLIEAVERITGAGRTTLEGDTLSPLDLHPEAA
- a CDS encoding site-specific integrase, with the protein product MAKVIWSDNLRQVLKREHGKGWSVRDHRGRVQLTRIFEDRSRSAVYLPLTWTADNATSILNTVAAIHDLMDSRKVSLKEAARLNTQALAEPAKSAKTVADKGWDAVAADFLKSRGDRRSSTLRDLKLRVERAVAVINQKPKPRDGMSVLEAYAAAYFKEMAPGGQGRKRNLNDVVAFLQFAVDRCGAPDRFLPPPKDRINELIGTSPTSTTERLTPPIKADQFTALLDALEADGRHDLKLAVALVGYLGLRPAELAVLRVGDDEKARVGSIKRNIQTMQQADKPPRLVMPLEIDGRNNEGARAIAQFASGLVKLPKALRKQIDLVEEKGRFQDVGAEFAQQLSRCKHWQAMFKADPRITPYSLRHGFAWRATVGQNKIPVRTTAALMGHTMQVHHRHYGAWVDEAAIEEAVGMHNAVVA
- a CDS encoding AAA family ATPase — its product is MQNAELNKVVDDAENDNPELKTKDFIERATTLKENLDTGLERVDQIDDPALRSVALIQLRDELGLNRNEFMRLVELLSKFKGEQPPEDFDELRKWTSERREPPVVEDLLGSSCLTVWAADGSSGKSMGGYELSEAVTTGGKFAGQFQAQVGDVVFVQEDESPSDAEVKWRRMGFNPDGKRLHMMWSFTPMMLPELKAKIQPPKQSWW
- a CDS encoding P-loop NTPase family protein, which translates into the protein MDSLISIAGGTISPKDAEFALLLYRLNKLASELGVAILLIHHLTKDSNRKEVSKEAIFGSAFIYAATADCWGYWRCDEDGKPHFKLRVLKARSNTVDLGTTYVFNGNEEDHRLSFKGFGDRVVSLDELKTKRDQVAALLHRDGSQKWSGACVSDFFGWNGSRYAENVLSKLYEQRCGVDRVAMPSTGGRRKYAYFSVLGGEVKKSDFPTASTPPKTGSEASSELDF
- a CDS encoding thermonuclease family protein gives rise to the protein MARTTAKECFARRGHVLESLAIGMSKLVLGLLVFTPQPLTASEVIRVVDGDSLIVRLNGIPQQIRLACVNAPEIGQYPYGRLAMNAFRGLIPADSAITIYPIKKDRYGRTVAHVSTPGGVDVAGELVRKGLVFVYTRYLSDCDGPNLLLLESQARDLKQGIWSEGKQGITRPWIYRRGTNARLRCSEISSWDKAQLLLQEGHVYLDSDNDGEACEGLR